A genomic region of Runella rosea contains the following coding sequences:
- a CDS encoding RelA/SpoT family protein, producing the protein MPIEVEIDLDLERLEILKRYRRLLRAAKPFLKDNDAKLIKKAFNLSVEAHKDMRRKSGEPYIYHPIAVAQICVEEIGLGTTSIICALLHDVVEDTDYTLQDIERQFGKKVAQIIDGLTKISGQFEFGTSQQAENFRKMLLTLSDDIRVIMIKLADRLHNMRTLDSMARDKQLKIASETIFIYAPLAHRLGLHSIKTELEDLYLKYTEPEGFEEIRSKLRATRASRDRFIAKFIEPIEDDLREQGYDFAIKGRPKSIYSIWNKMRKQKKPFEEIYDLFAVRVIMNSKDDPKEEKSDCWHAYSIVTDHYTPNIDRLKDWLATPRANGYESLHITVMYRPEGTDKAQWVEVQIRSKRMDEIAEKGVAAHWKYKGNDTKTSQGIDQWINQVREMLEATKDSKAAALEFLDDFRSNLFAEEVFVFTPKGELRVLQRGATALDFAFDIHSEVGARCIAAKVNNSLVPISQSLNNGDQVEIITAKRQKPSEDWLKFVVTSKAKARIKELIKEENKQYLTDGRSIIERKCKILHLEVTNELINQLRAYFNCKTPNDLYYRFGKGYINADEIKKFKHEKEAKLNVLAKINTDTMQDGKQFTKELKKMHGERADADALLIGEDMDKIDYILAKCCNPIPGDDVFGFVTVNEGIKIHRTTCPNAPELLSNHGNRVIKAKWTSQQKLAFLAGLRIEGTDRVGLVNDLTRIISNELHINIRSIAVETDEGIFEAIIKLYVYDTRHLEQLLQKLEKVEGVFKVARFD; encoded by the coding sequence ATGCCCATCGAAGTAGAAATTGATTTGGATCTTGAGCGTCTGGAGATTCTGAAACGATACCGCAGACTTCTACGTGCCGCCAAGCCCTTTTTGAAAGACAACGACGCCAAACTCATCAAAAAAGCGTTTAACCTTTCCGTTGAAGCCCACAAAGACATGCGCCGGAAATCTGGCGAGCCTTACATTTATCATCCCATTGCGGTTGCTCAGATTTGCGTTGAAGAAATCGGCTTGGGAACTACCTCTATTATCTGCGCCCTTTTGCACGACGTTGTCGAAGACACCGACTATACCCTTCAGGACATTGAGCGCCAGTTTGGGAAAAAGGTAGCGCAAATCATTGATGGACTCACCAAAATTTCGGGCCAATTTGAGTTTGGAACGTCGCAGCAAGCCGAAAACTTTCGGAAAATGCTGTTGACACTCTCGGACGACATTCGTGTCATCATGATTAAGCTCGCCGACCGCCTGCACAATATGCGCACGCTCGACAGCATGGCGCGCGACAAGCAATTGAAGATTGCATCTGAGACCATCTTTATCTATGCGCCCCTCGCCCACCGTTTAGGATTACATTCAATCAAGACCGAACTCGAAGACCTGTACCTTAAATATACAGAGCCCGAAGGTTTTGAAGAAATAAGGAGCAAGTTGAGAGCTACCCGCGCCTCCCGCGATCGTTTTATTGCCAAATTTATCGAACCGATTGAGGACGACCTCCGGGAGCAGGGATATGATTTTGCCATCAAAGGGCGTCCAAAATCCATTTATTCCATCTGGAATAAAATGCGGAAACAGAAAAAGCCCTTTGAGGAAATCTACGATTTGTTTGCGGTGCGCGTCATCATGAATTCCAAAGACGACCCCAAAGAAGAAAAATCTGACTGTTGGCACGCGTATTCGATTGTCACGGACCACTATACCCCAAACATCGACCGCCTGAAAGACTGGCTGGCCACTCCCCGCGCCAACGGCTACGAATCGCTCCACATTACAGTGATGTACCGCCCCGAAGGCACCGACAAAGCCCAATGGGTAGAAGTGCAGATTCGCTCCAAACGCATGGACGAAATTGCCGAAAAAGGCGTAGCAGCCCACTGGAAATACAAAGGAAACGACACCAAAACCAGTCAGGGTATCGACCAGTGGATCAATCAGGTGCGCGAAATGCTCGAAGCTACCAAAGACAGCAAAGCCGCCGCGCTGGAATTTTTGGATGATTTCAGGAGCAATCTGTTTGCCGAAGAAGTATTTGTGTTTACGCCAAAAGGCGAACTGCGCGTATTGCAGCGCGGCGCTACGGCCCTAGATTTTGCCTTTGATATTCACTCTGAAGTGGGCGCTCGCTGCATTGCGGCCAAAGTCAACAACTCGCTCGTGCCCATCAGCCAGTCGCTCAACAACGGCGACCAAGTGGAAATCATTACGGCCAAACGACAGAAACCTAGTGAAGACTGGCTAAAATTTGTCGTGACTTCGAAGGCTAAAGCGCGGATTAAAGAGCTTATTAAAGAAGAAAACAAGCAGTATCTTACGGATGGGCGCAGCATCATTGAACGCAAGTGCAAGATTCTGCACTTAGAAGTAACCAACGAATTGATCAATCAGCTTCGGGCGTATTTCAACTGCAAAACGCCCAACGACCTGTATTATCGTTTCGGAAAAGGCTACATCAATGCCGACGAAATCAAGAAATTCAAGCACGAAAAAGAAGCAAAATTGAATGTGTTGGCTAAAATCAACACCGATACAATGCAAGATGGCAAGCAGTTCACCAAAGAGCTCAAAAAGATGCATGGTGAACGTGCCGACGCCGACGCGCTGCTGATTGGGGAAGATATGGATAAGATCGACTACATCTTGGCCAAATGCTGTAATCCTATCCCCGGCGACGATGTATTTGGGTTCGTGACCGTCAATGAAGGCATTAAAATTCACCGTACCACCTGCCCCAACGCGCCCGAATTACTCTCCAATCACGGCAACCGCGTCATCAAAGCTAAGTGGACTTCACAACAGAAATTGGCGTTTTTGGCGGGACTCCGCATCGAAGGAACCGACCGCGTGGGCTTGGTCAATGACCTGACCCGAATCATTTCCAACGAACTCCACATCAATATCAGATCCATTGCGGTCGAAACGGACGAGGGTATTTTTGAGGCCATCATTAAGTTGTACGTGTACGATACCCGCCACTTAGAACAGCTTCTACAAAAACTGGAAAAAGTGGAAGGTGTATTTAAAGTCGCACGTTTTGATTGA
- the tig gene encoding trigger factor, whose product MEVLLEKSTPTNATLTVKLAKEDYQPKVDKTLKDYSKRVNLKGFRPGKVPAQVIQRMYGKSIVIDEVNQLLSDTVSGYIRDNKLPVVGDPQIDREKTSTIDWDKQSEFEFAYELGLASDFEVNLSALPSVSNYTIEAGEKELNDTIENLRTQFAGQINPEVSEAGDMIYGELKQGDFSTKTAIPSRQIKEEAQAQFIGLSKGSEITFDIRNTFVDDKAVAHLTGLKDEDAAALAGDFTFTVEDVTRQAPAEINQEFFDKVLGAGKVDNEVAFRDQVAEIIKNNYAREADSLLRRDIDQALLDNISIDLPEEFLKKWLFNANEGKFTPEQIDADYPQFTKSLKLSLIKNKMAEQVDIKVESEEVIARAEDMVREQFGFYGNDMGEQMNDTIRKIAMNYLTSEKENNYSKMFNLVFDDKVFATLKTQLPLEDKTIDVEQFQEIVKSLS is encoded by the coding sequence ATGGAGGTCCTGTTAGAAAAAAGTACACCCACCAACGCCACGTTGACCGTCAAGTTGGCAAAAGAGGATTACCAACCAAAAGTAGATAAAACCCTCAAAGATTATAGCAAACGCGTTAATTTGAAAGGGTTCCGCCCGGGTAAAGTACCCGCGCAGGTGATTCAGCGCATGTACGGAAAAAGCATCGTTATTGACGAGGTCAACCAATTGTTGAGCGATACCGTCAGTGGCTACATCCGCGACAATAAACTTCCAGTAGTTGGTGATCCGCAAATTGACCGCGAAAAAACATCAACTATTGACTGGGATAAGCAAAGCGAATTTGAGTTTGCCTACGAATTGGGATTGGCTTCTGACTTTGAAGTGAATTTGAGCGCCTTGCCTTCGGTTTCTAATTATACCATAGAAGCGGGCGAAAAAGAATTGAATGATACCATCGAAAACCTGCGTACGCAATTTGCGGGTCAAATCAATCCCGAAGTTTCGGAAGCGGGTGATATGATTTATGGTGAGTTGAAACAAGGTGACTTTTCGACTAAAACGGCCATTCCTTCGCGCCAAATCAAAGAAGAAGCGCAGGCACAATTTATCGGTTTGAGCAAAGGAAGCGAGATTACGTTTGATATTCGCAACACCTTCGTTGACGACAAAGCCGTAGCGCATTTGACAGGCTTAAAAGACGAAGATGCCGCTGCATTGGCGGGTGATTTTACCTTCACGGTAGAAGACGTCACGCGTCAAGCACCTGCTGAAATCAATCAGGAGTTTTTTGATAAAGTATTGGGTGCTGGTAAAGTGGATAACGAAGTAGCTTTCCGCGACCAAGTAGCCGAAATTATCAAAAACAACTACGCTCGCGAAGCTGATTCGTTGTTGCGCCGTGACATCGACCAAGCGTTGTTGGACAATATCAGCATTGATTTACCAGAAGAATTCCTGAAAAAATGGTTGTTTAACGCCAACGAAGGAAAATTCACACCTGAGCAAATCGACGCCGACTATCCGCAGTTTACGAAGTCACTGAAACTTTCGTTGATCAAAAACAAGATGGCCGAACAAGTCGACATCAAAGTAGAATCAGAAGAGGTAATTGCCCGCGCCGAAGACATGGTACGTGAGCAGTTTGGTTTCTACGGCAACGATATGGGTGAGCAGATGAACGACACCATCCGTAAGATTGCGATGAACTACCTGACGTCAGAAAAAGAAAATAACTACTCCAAAATGTTCAACCTCGTGTTTGACGATAAGGTGTTTGCAACCCTTAAAACGCAACTGCCTTTGGAGGACAAAACCATTGATGTAGAGCAGTTTCAGGAAATTGTGAAGAGCCTGAGCTAA
- a CDS encoding Crp/Fnr family transcriptional regulator, protein MEKLIELTKQLWPSMSHEFEEVLRNSLVKEVVPKKQLILKEGQTAHRMHFVEQGCVRGYYLKEGEEINSWFMKEGDFVISIVSFYTQTPSEEMIETLEDCILWSISYQRLHQLYLQYPEFNRVGRLLTEHYYVLSEQRTQNLRKKTADERYRQLVTSFPDISNRVPLKYIASYLGISFETLSRLRAKKW, encoded by the coding sequence ATGGAAAAGCTGATTGAACTCACCAAACAACTTTGGCCTTCGATGAGCCATGAATTTGAGGAGGTACTGCGAAACTCCTTGGTGAAGGAAGTGGTGCCCAAAAAACAATTGATTTTGAAAGAGGGGCAAACCGCGCATCGAATGCATTTTGTGGAACAGGGATGCGTGCGAGGGTATTACCTGAAAGAGGGAGAGGAGATCAACTCGTGGTTTATGAAAGAAGGCGATTTTGTAATTTCTATTGTTAGCTTTTATACCCAAACACCTTCGGAAGAGATGATAGAGACGCTCGAAGACTGTATTTTATGGTCAATCTCCTACCAGCGCCTCCATCAACTGTATCTTCAATATCCCGAATTTAATCGGGTAGGGCGGCTTCTGACGGAGCATTATTATGTGTTGAGTGAGCAGCGTACCCAAAATTTAAGAAAGAAAACGGCCGATGAACGCTACCGACAGTTGGTCACTTCTTTTCCGGATATCAGCAACCGCGTACCGCTCAAATACATTGCTTCTTACCTTGGCATCAGCTTTGAAACCCTCAGCCGATTGAGGGCTAAGAAATGGTAA